A genome region from Euphorbia lathyris chromosome 4, ddEupLath1.1, whole genome shotgun sequence includes the following:
- the LOC136227305 gene encoding uncharacterized protein codes for MGTQGFFSKLFDPQLPQKNPLHLRSSSSSSSSSWVDVDTGVSDLLASFALPENCETTLPYDPFVQTETESEKNKKKTSEIENEKPQKTYPPPITSLKLFNKAKGKREGGRLKLYFTVSDHHGEGEGEEEEEEHREEEEHQDEDEN; via the exons ATGGGAACTCAAGGTTTCTTCAGCAAGCTCTTTGATCCTCAATTACCTCAAAAAAATCCATTGCACCTCcgctcctcttcttcttcttcttcctcttcttgggTGGATGTTGACACTGGTGTCTCTGATCTTCTCGCTAGCTTTGCTCTTCCTGAGAATTGCGAAACAACATTGCCATATGATCCTTTCGTTCAAACTGAAACTGAGAGtgagaagaataagaaaaagacaTCAGAGATTGAAAATGAGAAACCACAGAAGACATATCCTCCACCAATTACTAGCTTGAAATTATTCAACAAAGCAAAAGGAAAAAG AGAAGGCGGACGTCTCAAGCTCTACTTCACTGTCTCCGACCACCacggagaaggagaaggagaagaagaagaagaggaacatCGAGAAGAAGAGGAACATCAAGATGAAGATGAGAATTAG